The following are from one region of the Dreissena polymorpha isolate Duluth1 chromosome 2, UMN_Dpol_1.0, whole genome shotgun sequence genome:
- the LOC127868311 gene encoding uncharacterized protein LOC127868311 isoform X2, with protein sequence MASRIFRGSNKDNAGDFIGESTVTQSCEPCIKTNILKTATVFCKDCDEFLCDTCKNPHTVYKPGQHNIVNVPENKSAPVILDMKGFDKCHEHAREIEFFCQDHSKLCCLSCALIHRKCDQLDEIAKVSTQIRPDLQGIKQSLIKLQSEADAILADCKQSETGLNESIAKISSEVDTMKDRIIQLFEGAKQKLISEAKQFKTAEVKRIGNKRDASLKVKEVLNNVLSMCCVVLDRGTPSQQYIYSEQMKEEQKTIEATIDDQRKIKCSTTMTVSFSKQVTSLLEMGSNSIKLNYDDNKTVDTSPISLSSQPIPLTLKRLLSVDLLNTGDDEKDPFLTGLDFLSDGRLVAVDNRNKKCIILNERLERLGTPYKFKNSPQCVVCVSHDTLCVTFGGYKVVCLLSVSTDNTITLTKQINTTSKFDCICCMSPSNMVVSTYDDPRPMRMISVDGVESDFDHSLTFPKKTYKADESMCTYVQSKNTLVLTDQLAHTLYMYDTVNGTSRAVTNENIQEPRGACVGPGDTVLVCSKNKNSIVHLTIAGKILGTYPVDMKYPYSIRLSKDGTRMAVSNSAKGVQKLHLYKISPAKS encoded by the exons atGGCTTCTAGAATATTTCGGGGTTCAAACAAAGACAATGCAGGTGACTTCATTGGCGAAAGTACTGTGACACAATCATGTGAGCCTTGTATTAAAACCAACATATTAAAAACTGCTACGGTTTTCTGCAAGGATTGTGATGAGTTCTTGTGTGATACTTGCAAGAATCCGCACACCGTGTATAAACCAGGTCAGCATAACATTGTTAATGTACCGGAAAATAAATCTGCGCCCGTAATACTCGACATGAAAGGATTTGACAAGTGTCATGAGCATGCACGAGAAATAGAGTTTTTCTGTCAGGATCATTCTAAGCTTTGCTGTCTTTCATGTGCTCTCATTCACCGGAAATGTGACCAATTGGATGAAATAGCCAAAGTATCAACACAAATACGACCCGACCTGCAAGGAATaaaacaatcattgataaaattgcAATCCGAAGCAGACGCTATTTTAGCGGATTGTAAGCAGTCGGAGACTGGCTTAAATGAGTCTATTGCAAAGATTTCTTCAGAGGTGGATACAATGAAAGATCGTATCATACAACTGTTTGAAGGAGCAAAGCAAAAATTAATAAGTgaggcaaaacaatttaaaactgcAGAGGTCAAACGGATTGGAAATAAACGTGACGCCTCGCTCAAAGTTAAGGAAgtactaaacaatgtattgtCGATGTGCTGTGTCGTTTTAGACCGCGGAACGCCCAGTCAACagtatatttattcagaacaaaTGAAGGAGGAACAAAAAACTATCGAAGCAACTATAGATGACCAAAGAAAGATTAAATGTTCAACAACAATGACAGTGTCTTTTTCAAAACAGGTTACTTCACTCCTTGAGATGGGAAGCAATTCTATAAAACTGAATTATGATGACAACAAGACAG tggATACCAGTCCCATCAGCTTATCATCCCAACCAATTCCATTAACCCTGAAGCGGCTCCTGTCCGTGGATCTACTAAATACTGGAGATGATGAGAAGGATCCTTTCCTCACTGGACTCGACTTCCTGTCGGACGGGAGACTGGTAGCCGTGGATAACAGGAACAAGAAATGTATCATACTGAACGAGCGACTAGAGAGACTTGGAACACCGTACAAGTTCAAGAATAGCCCACAATGCgtagtatgtgtgtctcatgatacACTGTGTGTAACGTTTGGTGGTTATAAAGTAGTATGTCTCCTGTCTGTGAGTACAGACAATACCATCACACTGACCAAGCAGATCAATACAACATCAAAGTTCGACTGTATATGCTGCATGTCTCCATCTAACATGGTCGTGAGTACGTACGATGATCCCCGTCCTATGAGAATGATATCAGTGGACGGGGTAGAGTCAGATTTTGATCACTCCCTGACGTTTCCAAAGAAGACTTACAAAGCTGATGAGAGTATGTGCACGTATGTCCAGTCTAAGAACACGTTAGTACTGACTGACCAACTCGCTCACACACTGTACATGTACGACACCGTGAATGGCACATCTAGAGCAGTCACTAATGAGAACATACAGGAACCTCGTGGTGCCTGTGTAGGACCTGGTGACACGGTGCTGGTGTGCAGTAAGAATAAGAACTCCATCGTGCACCTGACTATTGCCGGTAAAATACTAGGTACATACCCAGTGGATATGAAGTACCCGTATAGCATACGTCTGTCTAAGGACGGCACCAGGATGGCTGTGTCCAACTCCGCTAAAGGCGTCCAGAAACTTCATTTGTATAAGATATCACCGGCAAAGAGTTAG